In Schistocerca gregaria isolate iqSchGreg1 chromosome 9, iqSchGreg1.2, whole genome shotgun sequence, a single genomic region encodes these proteins:
- the LOC126291524 gene encoding nucleolar and coiled-body phosphoprotein 1-like, translating into MPIRADRCEDVKGVADRRPAELALSATPSGPPTATTRQMDMDHESDSSTDRRSRYATSATAEAASGSADGLSAGPAPSAAANRRPPTTVRPSRNGDTQRSRRALSADGGLPLHAYARVLDVGGPSASSCATKENSSAATELAVQQTRAETDALATVPEQTKSLAPVASMDAAHTPEAERQLAFLMGLIPGTKPAAETMEVEKHSRKRPADASAATTCKRSATSSNSSAPTLRTQRKASRKGNKTLPPAADDEGFTHPSRKHTARAVVLAQQSAINTGNRYSGLSNDAGEPMESQQQRKSPPPPPVVIKWTGGFKEFREKIKAAPAKSTEQRPADAAVERGRGNQSEPAPEAVVAHGRGPPREQPATARGGRRRGRRRERPARETPAPQPAVRDQAAAPPPGTDRTSAASVAEEVRAMREDFKLFLTQLPQMIALHDAAGVQMLERRFRALATPFYELTGTSENPLVRGLGNQPHCRPATRWPDLLLE; encoded by the exons ATGCCGATCCGAGCAGACCGCTGTGAAGAtgtgaagggtgtggcggatcgtcgtccggcagagcttgctctgtcggcgaccccatccggccccccaacgGCAACAACCCGGCAGATGGACATGGACCACGAGTCGGACAGCTCTACGGACCGGCGCAGTCGTTATGCGACCTCAGCCACGGCTGAGGCAGCGAGTGGTTCGGCGGACGGCTTGTCGGCGGGGCCTGCCCCGTCGGCGGCCGCTAACCGCCGGCCACCTACGACTGTCCGGCCCAGCAGGAACGGAGATACGCAGAGGAGCCGACGGGCACTTTCGGCGGATGGGGGCTTGCCCCTGCACGCCTACGCCCGCGTACTTGACGTTGGCGGCCCGTCGGCGTCGTCCTGCGCTACCAAGGAAAACAGCAGCGCGGCCACAGAGCTGGCCGTTCAGCAAACGAGGGCCGAAACGGATGCTTTGGCAACTGTTCCGGAGCAAACCAAGTCACTGGCTCCAGTGGCTTCAATGGATGCAGCGCATACGCCGGAGGCAGAAAGGCAGCTTGCCTTCCTGATGGGACTCATCCCAGGCACAAAACCGGCAGCtgaaaccatggaggtggaaaagcaCTCGCGCAAGCGGCCTGCCGACGCGAGTGCTGCCACCACCTGCAAGAGGTCTGCCACTAGCTCGAACAGCAGCGCACCCACGCTCCGCACACAGCGGAAAGCATCGAGGAAGGGTAACAAGACCCTTCCGCCGGCCGCTGACGATGAGGGCTTCACACATCCCTCCCGCAAGCACACAGCCAGAGCTGTCGTGCTCGCCCAACAGTCGGCCATCAACACCGGCAACCGGTACTCCGGCCTCTcaaatgacgctggagagcccatggagagccaacagcagaggaagtcgcccccaccgccccctgtggtcatcaagtggaccggcggcttcaaagagttccgagagaaaatcaaagcg gcacccgccaagtcaactgagcagcgtcctgccgacgccgccgtcgaacgggggcgtggcaaccagtccgagcctgctccagaggcggtagtcgctcacgggcgcggaccgccgagagagcagcctgcaacagcgaggggcggccgccggcgcggtcggcggagggagcgtcctgcccgcgagacgccagctccacagcctgctgttcgagaccaggcagcggcaccacccccaggcactgacaggacttctgcagcgagtgtcgcggaagaagtcagggccatgagggaggacttcaagctgttcctgacacaacttccgcagatgattgc gctgcacgacgccgctggagtccagatgttggagcgccgcttccgcgcgctcgctacaccattttatgagttgacggggacctccgaaaacccgctggtcagggggctgggaaaccaaccccactgccgcccagcgaccagatggccagacctgctgctggagtaa